Proteins from a genomic interval of Nematostella vectensis chromosome 5, jaNemVect1.1, whole genome shotgun sequence:
- the LOC116601368 gene encoding sodium channel protein 1 brain-like isoform X4 has protein sequence MKSSASFRISSRRSKSSSSSLSTGGSWCSSKDASSISRDESSQCVRSGYKPIPEPLLYQPLEDFDSPASNTFVVVASRFGKQYVYRFSKEKSLCLFGPLHPFRKAVIVCITNQFFEFFILLTIIVNCIFLAIKNAPEEPEYVFAAIYTIEMFLKIIAKGFLFHEYAYLRDPWNWLDFVVVFLGYVTLIPNVANLSGIRTFRVLRALRTISAVEGLKTMVNALLKSMKMLSDVLILTTFFLCIFALVGMQLFVGALRNKCVLKLPQNLTTEFSSYISNSTYWYIDRSSSTPLVCGNYSTASQCPSNYTCMPGVGENPNYGFTSFDNFGWALITAFQLVTMDFWENVYNYVLSALGSWYVIYFATVIFFGSFYLLNLVLAVVAVSYQQEVVSLQDREQLYNDLKGIASSYSFHGRAVPRLLLNGKTKTISLASKCKLSFCMPCFAMPPSKTETSHASDVESSHAALPSHNEPGSTIIELNHLENNNESRTTRTESLQSPSLISPAKDNNVQIGFLSSGSNSNGDVSPQSPTPSGEGETSFVTLRPVEMRPSFIRKLSAISEQSTQEAKNRRTEEGRVNGSRSSSPYSRGRVLSRRKSSKGRSKHWARVQDRVNKMIMDPLFDTFITGCIVLNTMFLTVEYHNMNSALRLALEIGNKVFTTIFLLEMVFKLMAFGCRGYIKSRWNIFDGFIVTISIVDLIAEAATHGYDSGLSVLRTFRLLRVFKLAQSWRTMNMLLSTIARSVGQLGNLTLVLGIVVYMLAVVGMQIFEQHYTPAKFYGRIPRWNFTDFWHSFMMIFRVLCGEWIEPLHDCMRVTNPVSSIFFLTALVIGNFLVLNLFLALLLNAFARESLEEKEKKTEKPSRFKKGVKRISRALKLSNNVSKRTQVLPTIRVEQDGEDAAPQAPNGSTATNSLSNSSSIISAVQAFQAGTKKGKINRDTMKKLSIALETAKRDDAAKETYLTMATNPSPSASFTLRDGPAGDEAMTEVDECCPWCMQRCACAWVTKWKMTQGYRAWRAARLNVKKFVEHKYFEWGILMIIFASSFALVFEDVHLPRRPILKKALDYLNILFAVVFTAEFLLKLFGLGVVTYFKNLWNCLDVLIVVISLATVISNETTSDGDSNLSAFRSLRTLRALRPLRAISRWEGMKVVVNSLLFAIPGIGNVLLVCLVFWLIFSIMGVQFFGGRFFKCVDAQGERVDYNIVSNKSDCISLGYRWVNSKINFDNSLNGFLALFQVATFEGWIEIMRDAVDARGFDQQPSYEYNFAAYAYFVVFIIVGSFFTLNLFIGVIIDNFNRLKKQYEDYGALDIFLTPSQKAWFSTLRKAANKKPKKMISRPKNKWLALLFDAIHSSRFETLIMVMICLNIIVMMIQHYRQQHDVEVAMMIINLIFTGVFTLEAVLRIIALRQHYFKQPWNIFDFTIVLLSILGIILEYLQYDLFITPSLFRVARVFRIGRLLRFYKGARGIRRLLFALVISLPALFNIGALLFLVMFIYSIIGMSSFGYVRKTGALDNVVNFETFGSSMLLLFRLSTSAGWNDVLNPLLAEPPDCDPTYEGLPNGDCGTPWLAHIYFTSFILLTFLIIINMYIAIILENLSQAHQQEEVGITDDDLDMFYMQWELFDPGATQYIPYSALSEFVDGLDQPLRIPQPNKFACINLNIPIKQGDRVHCFDVMQALVRRVIGDIEEEPQATTSVAYALMKTKMEQHFVSAFPKRAKTLTKSTTLRRIQEERAASIIQKCYRQYRLQRELRRYRIERSHESVHTPNDHRRSSTRSEHSAQRRYSNEHSPSRKRRNSDNHGHKKHSLTGVSLPSVVEVKVKPASQSAEENESDVTEVRA, from the exons ATGAAGTCGAGCGCGAGCTTTAGAATCAGCTCGAGGCGGTCAAAAAGCTCTAGTTCAAGTCTCTCCACGGGTGGTTCTTGGTGTTCAAGCAAAGATGCATCCTCGATATCTCGCGACGAGAGTTCTCAATGCGTTCGGTCTGGCTATAAGCCTATACCGGAGCCATTGTTGTACCAGCCTCTTGAAGATTTCGACTCTCCCGCGAGCAAT ACATTTGTGGTGGTCGCAAGTCGGTTTGGTAAGCAGTACGTCTATCGCTTCAGCAAGGAGAAGTCGCTCTGCTTGTTTGGCCCCTTACATCCATTTAGAAAAGCAGTCATTGTTTGTATAACAAATCA attttttgaattttttataCTACTAACCATCATAGTGAATTGTATATTTCTGGCGATCAAGAACGCACCAGAGGAACCAGA GTATGTTTTTGCAGCCATTTACACAAtagaaatgtttttaaaaattatcgcTAAAGGATTTCTATTCCACGAATATGCATATTTAAGAGATCCGTGGAATTGGCTCGACTTCGTCGTAGTTTTTCTAGG ttaTGTTACTCTTATACCCAATGTCGCAAACTTGTCTGGAATTAGAACATTTCGAGTTTTACGAGCGTTACGGACCATATCAGCCGTAGAAG GTTTGAAGACGATGGTGAACGCATTACTTAAGTCTATGAAGATGTTGTCAGACGTCCTCATCCTGACGACATTCTTCTTGTGTATATTCGCGCTTGTTGGCATGCAGCTCTTCGTGGGCGCACTTAGAAATAAATGCGTCTTAAAGTTACCACAGAATCTTACAACTGAATTTTCATCATACATATCCAACTCAA CGTACTGGTATATTGATCGATCCTCCTCTACACCTTTAGTCTGCGGAAACTACTCCACTGCGTC tcaatgTCCTTCTAACTACACGTGTATGCCAGGTGTGGGTGAAAACCCCAACTATGGTTTCACGAGCTTTGATAACTTTGGATGGGCACTTATAACTGCTTTCCAATTGGTCACTATGGACTTCTGGGAAAACGTCTACAACTAC GTTCTCTCGGCGCTTGGTTCTTGGTATGTCATCTATTTTGCCACTGTCATCTTCTTCGGTTCGTTCTACCTCCTAAATCTAGTGCTTGCTGTAGTAGCGGTATCCTACCAACAGGAGGTCGTCTCTTTACAGGACAGG GAGCAATTATACAATGACCTTAAGGGCATTGCCTCTTCTTACTCCTTCCATGGGCGTGCAGTTCCTAGGCTTCTACTAAATGGCAAAACAAAGACAATCTCTCTCGCTAGCAAGTGTAAGCTCTCGTTTTGTATGCCTTGCTTCGCTATGCCTCCGTCCAAAACGGAAACGAGCCACGCAAGTGACGTAGAAAGCAGTCACGCTGCTCTTCCGTCACACAACGAACCAGGCTCCACAATAATAGAACTTAatcatttagaaaataacaaCGAATCGAGGACTACCAGGACAGAGAGTCTTCAATCGCCATCTTTGATTTCTCCCGCAAAAGATAATAATGTACAAATAGGGTTTTTATCAAGTGGTTCGAACTCCAATGGCGACGTCTCGCCGCAATCGCCAACACCAAGCGGTGAAGGGGAAACAAGTTTTGTGACATTGCGTCCAGTTGAGATGAGACCGTCTTTTATACGCAAGCTTAGTGCTATTAGTGAACAATCCACACAAGAAGCGAAAAACAGAAGAACTGAGGAAGGGAGAGTGAATGGGTCGAGATCCTCCTCACCCTACTCTAGAGGGAGGGTATTGTCACGGCGGAAATCGAGCAAGGGAAGATCCAAGCACTGGGCGCGTGTACAAGACCGCGTTAACAAGATGATTATGGACCCTTTGTTTGATACTTttattacgggatgcattgtGCTGAATACTATGTTTCTTACGGTGGAGTACCACAATATGAATAGTGCTCTAAGGCTTGCACTGGAGATAGGAAATAAG GTATTCACCACAATCTTCTTGCTGGAAATGGTGTTCAAGTTGATGGCGTTCGGTTGCCGGGGCTACATCAAAAGTCGGTGGAATATCTTCGATGGGTTTATTGTGACTATCAGCATAGTAGACCTGATTGCCGAGGCGGCTACCCACGGCTATGATTCGGGTCTTAGCGTCCTTAGAACATTCAGACTG CTCCGCGTTTTCAAGCTGGCGCAGTCCTGGCGGACCATGAACATGCTACTTTCTACGATAGCCCGGTCTGTGGGACAGCTTGGTAACCTAACTCTTGTACTAGGGATAGTTGTGTACATGCTCGCTGTTGTCGGCATGCAGATCTTTGAACAGCATTACACGCCCGCAAAGTTCTATGGAAGG ATTCCCCGGTGGAACTTCACGGACTTCTGGCACTCGTTCATGATGATCTTCCGCGTGCTGTGCGGCGAGTGGATAGAACCGCTACACGACTGCATGCGCGTCACCAACCCTGTCTCGTCCATCTTCTTCCTGACGGCGCTCGTCATTGGGAACTTTTTG GTGCTGAACCTCTTTCTCGCATTGTTGCTTAACGCATTTGCTCGTGAATCACTGGAGGAGAAGGAAAAGAAAACGGAGAAGCCAAGCAG GTTTAAGAAAGGCGTCAAGAGGATCAGTCGAGCACTCAAGCTATCCAACAATGTCTCAAAACGGACCCAAGTTCTACCAACAATCCGTGTCGAGCAGGATGGAGAAGACGCCGCCCCCCAGGCCCCCAACGGAAGCACAGCAACAAACTCTC TGTCGAACTCTTCGTCCATCATTAGCGCGGTTCAGGCCTTTCAGGCCGGGACAAAGAAAGGCAAGATCAATAGGGACACCATGAAGAAG CTTTCGATAGCGTTAGAGACGGCAAAGCGAGACGATGCGGCAAAGGAGACCTACCTCACCATGGCAACCAACCCGAGTCCATCGGCTTCCTTTACTTTGCGGGACGGTCCCGCGGGTGACGAGGCGATGACGGAAGTCGACGAGTGCTGCCCCTGGTGTATGCAGcgatgcgcatgcgcgtgggTTACCAAGTGGAAGATGACACAGGGTTACCGAGCCTGGCGCGCGGCGAGGCTCAATGTGAAAAAGTTTGTAGAGCACAAGTACTTTGAGTGGGGCATTCTGATGATCATTTTTGCGAGCAGCTTTGCACTG GTCTTTGAGGATGTCCACCTTCCAAGGCGCCCTATTCTCAAGAAGGCGCTGGATTACCTGAATATCCTGTTCGCAGTCGTCTTCACTGCGGAATTCCTGCTCAAACTTTTTGGCCTCGGCGTCGTTACCTACTTCAAGAACTTGTGGAATTGTCTGGATGTGCTGATAGTCGTT atctCCCTAGCCACTGTGATTAGTAACGAGACTACATCAGACGGCGATAGCAACTTGTCAGCGTTCCGCTCCTTGAGGACTCTGCGCGCGCTACGGCCCCTCAGGGCGATATCTCGATGGGAAGGCATGAAG GTCGTTGTGAACTCGCTGCTGTTCGCGATTCCTGGCATCGGTAACGTACTCCTCGTCTGTCTCGTGTTCTGGCTCATCTTCAGCATCATGGGCGTACAGTTCTTCGGTGGAAG GTTCTTCAAGTGTGTTGACGCTCAAGGTGAGCGTGTCGACTACAACATTGTGAGTAACAAGTCGGACTGCATTTCGCTCGGATATCGATGGGTCAACTCCAAGATCAACTTTGACAACTCACTCAATGGCTTCCTGGCTCTCTTCCAAGTG GCGACGTTTGAGGGATGGATAGAAATCATGAGAGATGCGGTGGATGCTCGAGGG TTTGACCAGCAGCCTTCATACGAGTACAACTTTGCTGCGTACGCATACTTTGTGGTGTTTATTATCGTTGGCTCATTCTTCACACTTAACCTGTTCATCGGTGTTATCATTGATAACTTCAACCGCCTGAAGAAGCAG TACGAGGATTATGGAGCCTTGGACATATTCCTGACGCCGTCACAGAAGGCCTGGTTCAGCACGCTACGGAAAGCAGCCAATAAGAAGCCAAAGAAGATGATCAGTAGACCAAAG AACAAGTGGCTCGCCTTGTTATTTGACGCGATCCACAGCTCTCGTTTCGAGACGTTGATCATGGTCATGATCTGCCTGAACATCATCGTCATGATGATACAACACTACCGCCAACAGCACGACGTCGAGGTCGCCATGA TGATCATCAACCTCATCTTCACGGGCGTGTTCACCCTTGAGGCCGTACTCCGGATCATCGCGCTTCGCCAGCACTACTTTAAGCAGCCCTGGAACATCTTCGACTTCACTATAGTACTGCTCTCAATACTCG GTATTATCCTGGAGTACCTTCAATACGACTTGTTTATCACCCCAAGTCTGTTCCGCGTTGCGCGTGTATTCCGTATTGGTCGTCTTCTGCGCTTTTACAAAGGCGCACGGGGTATTCGCCGTCTTCTGTTTGCTCTCGTTATCTCCCTTCCCGCGCTCTTCAACATTGGCGCTCTTCTCTTCCTGGTCATGTTCATCTACTCAATCATCGGCATGTCTTCCTTTGGTTATGTGCGTAAGACAGGAGCGCTCGACAACGTCGTCAACTTTGAAACATTTGGAAGCAGCATGTTGCTATTATTTCGGCTTTCTACTTCAGCGGGGTGGAACGATGTGCTAAACCCCCTGTTGGCGGAGCCCCCGGATTGTGATCCCACCTACGAGGGTCTTCCTAATGGGGACTGCGGTACCCCTTGGCTTGCGCATATCTACTTCACCTCATTCATACTGTTGACTTTtctaatcatcatcaatatgtACATAGCGATTATTTTAGAGAACTTGAGTCAGGCCCATCAGCAGGAGGAAGTTGGGATCACGGATGATGACCTGGATATGTTTTACATGCAATGGGAGTTGTTTGACCCCGGCGCCACCCAGTACATACCTTATTCAGCTCTCTCGGAATTCGTCGACGGGTTAGACCAACCGCTGAGAATTCCGCAGCCGAATAAATTCGCATGCATTAATCTGAACATCCCGATAAAGCAGGGTGATAGAGTGCATTGCTTCGACGTGATGCAGGCGCTCGTTCGGCGAGTGATCGGCGATATCGAGGAAGAACCGCAGGCCACGACGTCGGTTGCGTACGCGTTGATGAAAACTAAAATGGAACAGCACTTTGTCAGTGCGTTCCCAAAGCGCGCGAAGACACTAACGAAGAGCACTACATTGCGCCGAATACAAGAGGAACGCGCTGCTTCGATCATTCAAAAGTGCTATCGCCAATACCGATTGCAACGTGAGCTCCGCCGATACCGTATCGAGCGTAGTCACGAATCCGTGCACACACCTAACGACCATCGACGCAGTTCGACGAGATCTGAACATTCGGCACAAAGGCGATATAGTAACGAACACTCTCCGAGCCGGAAGCGAAGAAATTCGGACAATCACGGGCATAAAAAGCATAGCTTAACGGGCGTTAGTTTACCATCGGTGGTTGAGGTTAAAGTTAAGCCCGCGAGCCAGTCAGCGGAGGAAAATGAGAGTGACGTCACAGAAGTCCGAGCGTGA